In Terriglobales bacterium, one DNA window encodes the following:
- a CDS encoding tetratricopeptide repeat protein, with protein MLQPRRFILPGLVCLLLSLTSTAQQKSRVELEPNETVFAVMTGINTCGYDRELDISDPVRKEVRSMVSRAIEKSSEAAQATQQMCAFYRDHSVDPARDLSQYVSLALNLGPAPEFKPTIKEADMPPDATYVLGFVPLVGKFYSAAGLAKIWTSVQPKYQSMIDEFHEPLANMILATDVYLKIPMSGYTGRQFVIYVEPMAGPGQVNARNYGENYYLVGDPTSSALKDQVRHTYLHFVLDPLAARRPTAMKKLDPVLKAVQSAPLDESYKRDASLLVTESLIRAIEARTMPGGKAAEPKREKEVADDMADGFVLTRYFYDSLIKFEQEPVALSTVFPDWLYYMDVSKQQKIAEQTTFVARGRGEVVSRKPAPPPSTLELANRKLAEGDPDGAEKLAMQAAKEQPSEAARAYMLLGRISALRRDKDSAIKYFEQALQVAKDPRLIAWSHIYLGRIYDVDQERDMAVKHYQAALRAGDDAPQTKAAAELGLKAPYQRQASDDKDQ; from the coding sequence GTGCTGCAACCGCGTCGTTTCATACTGCCCGGGCTCGTGTGCCTGCTGCTCTCGCTGACTTCCACCGCCCAACAGAAATCAAGGGTCGAACTCGAACCGAACGAGACCGTGTTCGCCGTAATGACCGGAATCAACACCTGCGGCTACGATCGCGAGTTGGATATCTCCGATCCGGTCCGCAAAGAAGTGCGGTCGATGGTCTCAAGAGCCATCGAAAAGTCGAGTGAGGCTGCACAGGCAACACAGCAGATGTGCGCCTTCTATCGCGATCACAGCGTAGATCCGGCACGGGACCTTTCGCAGTACGTTTCGCTGGCACTGAACCTGGGCCCCGCTCCTGAATTCAAGCCGACAATCAAAGAAGCGGATATGCCTCCGGACGCCACGTACGTTCTGGGGTTCGTTCCGTTAGTGGGCAAGTTCTATTCAGCCGCAGGGCTGGCGAAGATATGGACCTCCGTGCAGCCGAAGTATCAATCCATGATCGACGAGTTCCATGAGCCCCTGGCGAACATGATTCTCGCCACCGACGTGTATCTCAAAATTCCGATGAGCGGCTATACGGGGCGGCAGTTCGTAATTTACGTGGAGCCGATGGCTGGTCCCGGGCAGGTAAACGCGCGCAATTACGGAGAGAACTACTACCTGGTGGGAGATCCGACGAGCAGCGCACTGAAGGATCAGGTTCGTCACACCTACTTGCACTTTGTTTTGGATCCGCTCGCTGCGCGGCGTCCAACGGCGATGAAGAAACTGGACCCTGTGCTGAAGGCAGTCCAATCAGCGCCGCTCGACGAGAGTTACAAGCGCGATGCTTCCCTGCTTGTGACTGAGTCACTGATTCGCGCCATCGAAGCGCGCACTATGCCGGGCGGAAAGGCCGCCGAGCCAAAGCGCGAGAAAGAAGTCGCGGACGATATGGCGGACGGGTTCGTGCTCACACGCTATTTCTACGACTCGCTCATTAAATTTGAGCAGGAGCCGGTAGCCTTGAGCACGGTTTTCCCCGACTGGCTGTATTACATGGACGTCTCGAAGCAGCAGAAAATCGCCGAGCAAACGACCTTCGTTGCGCGCGGCCGGGGAGAAGTGGTCTCGAGAAAACCAGCACCTCCGCCCAGCACTTTGGAACTTGCGAACCGCAAGCTGGCCGAAGGCGATCCCGATGGAGCGGAGAAGCTTGCCATGCAGGCGGCGAAGGAACAGCCGTCTGAGGCGGCCAGAGCATACATGCTGCTGGGACGAATCTCCGCACTCCGCCGCGACAAAGATTCAGCGATTAAATACTTTGAACAAGCACTGCAGGTGGCGAAGGATCCGCGCTTAATTGCCTGGTCGCACATTTATCTGGGACGCATTTATGACGTGGATCAAGAACGGGACATGGCAGTGAAGCATTACCAGGCCGCACTTCGAGCGGGAGATGATGCTCCCCAAACGAAAGCAGCTGCCGAACTTGGTTTGAAAGCCCCCTATCAGCGACAAGCATCAGACGACAAGGATCAGTAA
- the rnc gene encoding ribonuclease III, producing MKVPDLSKLESALGHTFQDRSLLELALTHSSFAREAESQQAAKGEANSVGDNEQLEFLGDAVLGLVTSHELYQRFPHYQEGQLSKLRGYLVSEKHLIVAASKIKIGRYLRLGRGEELSGGREKTALQVDALEAVLAAMYLDSGIDKPRQFILDKVIGVEVRKLKRRRADTPLPVTDYKSALQEITHSMELEQPSYFIVREQGPQHNKTFTVEVRLRKNGGGRPVFSAQAQGSTKKKGEQAAAKEALDYLQKEHKTKSRKSIQ from the coding sequence ATGAAAGTTCCTGATCTCTCAAAACTCGAGAGTGCTCTCGGCCACACTTTTCAGGACCGCTCATTGCTGGAACTGGCGCTGACTCACAGTTCTTTTGCACGCGAGGCGGAATCACAGCAAGCGGCCAAGGGCGAAGCGAATAGTGTCGGCGACAACGAGCAATTGGAATTCCTGGGTGATGCCGTGCTCGGCCTGGTCACAAGCCACGAGCTTTACCAGCGCTTTCCGCACTACCAGGAAGGACAGTTGTCGAAATTACGCGGCTACCTGGTCAGCGAAAAACATTTGATAGTCGCGGCGAGCAAGATAAAGATCGGCCGATATCTTCGTCTGGGCCGCGGCGAAGAATTAAGTGGTGGACGCGAGAAGACTGCGCTGCAAGTCGACGCGCTGGAAGCCGTACTTGCTGCGATGTACCTGGATTCAGGAATCGACAAGCCGCGCCAGTTCATCCTTGATAAGGTGATCGGTGTTGAGGTGCGAAAGCTGAAACGGCGCCGTGCCGATACGCCGTTGCCCGTGACCGATTACAAATCGGCGTTGCAGGAAATTACCCATTCGATGGAGCTGGAACAACCGTCTTACTTCATCGTGCGGGAGCAAGGCCCACAGCACAACAAGACATTCACAGTCGAGGTTCGTCTTCGGAAGAACGGAGGCGGACGGCCCGTGTTCTCAGCACAGGCGCAGGGGAGCACGAAGAAGAAAGGCGAACAGGCGGCTGCGAAAGAAGCGCTCGATTACTTACAGAAAGAGCACAAGACGAAGTCTCGTAAAAGTATTCAGTGA
- the lepB gene encoding signal peptidase I, translating into MNVVTEPEVNVERATTPAPRKEHSQMDVLGGAQWLLTVVVIATFVMTFVVQAFEIPSESMENTLLIGDYLLVDKVQYAGSSVLGFMLPYRAIQRGDIIVFRYPVRPAQHFVKRVIGIPGDRVRISNKQVIVNGEPIAEPYTIHKRNDRDHYRDDFPTTKYISGNVESKWWIQMRKLTEDGNLIVPEGHYFVLGDNRDDSLDSRYWGFVPVENIVGRPLIIYWSVDREREENPEIKTMNAKLERLTNIFKRLFRDTRWKRTMTVVH; encoded by the coding sequence GTGAACGTTGTGACCGAACCCGAAGTTAACGTCGAGCGTGCGACCACGCCGGCTCCGCGGAAGGAACACTCCCAGATGGATGTGTTGGGGGGAGCCCAGTGGCTGCTGACCGTCGTGGTGATCGCGACCTTCGTCATGACATTCGTAGTGCAGGCGTTCGAGATTCCTTCGGAGTCAATGGAGAACACGCTGCTCATTGGCGACTACCTGCTCGTCGACAAAGTGCAATACGCAGGCAGCAGTGTGCTGGGGTTCATGCTTCCCTACCGCGCAATCCAGCGGGGAGACATCATAGTTTTTAGGTATCCGGTGCGGCCTGCTCAACACTTCGTGAAGCGGGTAATCGGGATTCCTGGCGACCGAGTCCGCATCTCGAACAAGCAGGTGATTGTGAACGGCGAACCCATCGCCGAACCGTACACCATCCATAAGAGAAACGATCGCGATCACTATCGCGACGACTTCCCCACCACCAAGTATATCTCCGGCAACGTGGAGTCAAAGTGGTGGATACAGATGAGGAAGCTTACGGAAGACGGCAACCTGATCGTTCCGGAAGGGCATTATTTCGTTCTGGGGGATAACCGGGACGATAGCCTGGATAGCCGCTACTGGGGTTTTGTTCCGGTCGAAAACATCGTGGGAAGGCCGCTGATTATTTATTGGTCCGTGGACCGCGAGCGTGAGGAAAATCCTGAAATTAAGACCATGAATGCTAAACTTGAGCGTCTTACAAATATCTTCAAACGGCTGTTCAGGGACACGCGCTGGAAGCGCACCATGACGGTCGTGCATTGA
- the lepB gene encoding signal peptidase I gives MAKDKKADVKPTKKKETPMEFIASMASILVVGLFIITFNLQAFEIPSSSMEDTLLIGDHVFVDRVTPAPKTNWFPIIPYRDVHRGDIVVFLSPAEPGLFVVKRVIGVPGDKLHLREGKLFRNGEEVPEPFVKHSRGDYIPYRDDFPSVSPMLGGGVTPEWSLTMREHIQDGELVVPPDSYFAMGDNREVSYDGRYWGFIPRENVVGRPMVIYWSFETPKDQYLKTAWSDRIKFIGKVVLNFFSETRWNRMLHIVR, from the coding sequence TTGGCGAAAGACAAGAAAGCCGACGTAAAGCCCACAAAGAAAAAAGAAACGCCCATGGAGTTCATTGCTTCCATGGCGTCCATCCTAGTCGTGGGGCTTTTCATCATCACGTTCAACCTGCAGGCTTTTGAGATCCCTTCCAGCTCGATGGAAGATACTCTGCTGATTGGCGACCACGTCTTCGTTGACCGAGTAACGCCTGCGCCCAAAACAAACTGGTTCCCCATCATCCCGTACCGGGATGTTCATCGTGGCGACATCGTTGTCTTTCTCTCGCCCGCGGAACCGGGCTTGTTCGTGGTGAAGCGCGTAATCGGCGTTCCTGGAGATAAGCTTCATCTTCGCGAAGGCAAGCTGTTCCGCAACGGCGAAGAGGTGCCTGAGCCGTTCGTGAAGCACAGTCGCGGAGACTATATTCCCTACCGCGACGATTTCCCTTCCGTGTCGCCCATGCTCGGCGGAGGCGTTACGCCGGAGTGGAGTCTCACCATGCGCGAGCACATCCAGGATGGCGAACTCGTGGTTCCTCCCGACAGCTACTTCGCAATGGGTGACAACCGGGAGGTAAGCTACGATGGGCGATATTGGGGCTTTATTCCTCGTGAAAACGTTGTTGGACGCCCAATGGTGATTTACTGGTCGTTCGAGACGCCCAAAGATCAATACCTAAAGACAGCGTGGAGCGATCGAATCAAGTTCATTGGAAAAGTGGTTCTCAACTTCTTCAGTGAAACCCGTTGGAATCGTATGCTTCACATCGTCAGGTAG
- a CDS encoding AsmA family protein translates to MLSRSQKRVVVGAAILVVVVLFVLPAINVNRYRMSVARSLSNALGREVTVQSIEIQTFPQPGLALKGVVVADDPNISAEPMLRADEVLATLHVSSLWRGRLEISTLKLAYPSLNLVRSYDGRWNVESLFERARQTPTAPTAQPRPESRRRFPYIETDGARINLKLGNEKKVFALGEADLGLWLASENEWRLRLEARPIRTDANLSDTGTLKMEGSLRRAERLSQTPISLKFWWENAQLGQTTTLVYGRDRGWRGSIRASATVQGTPESLKVNADARLEDFRRYDITSEDSVGARARCEAELSLTSHKIQNLYCQSPLGGGMLQARGNYEWHTQKRGAFTFWAENVPTQFVLNVVRHMKKNIPQDVSASGMISASMAVDDLNGVRTWAGNGEMSSVKVQSTVLREPLVIAANRWRLIGPGTEHFLAAAKLKRAPQPSLPQPNATAFGFEPVAIPMGGTSPATVTGWFTRERFVTELKGEAEIERLFQLARLAGLPTSSTDLAGTAKGRLILSGSWQGFALPTYAGEADLQRVTAKLNGVASPLRLQTAHFTVDTNSLALTKAVGSFADIPSILDFSVNWPRNCAASDLAGDHCAATFDIKADQLNLDRINSLLNPKAQKQPWYAALAKSVMGQNRSTLPEIYASGKIAVGKVVIKGVTATRFSSALSITPTGFHLSNISSEVLGGRYSGDVTAEFGSAPPVYESKGKFSNVAFGSISSVMNDTWASGKADASYSGKATGWNAEELASSAAGRATFQWHEGELKHINLDGAGNPLRFKLFAGSMELKSGILTISESKLQTRTGIYQVSGTASLGRALEVKLARDGAPGYSVSGTLERPRVSRLKVPQTEAVLR, encoded by the coding sequence ATGCTTTCACGCTCTCAAAAACGGGTGGTGGTCGGTGCTGCGATTCTGGTTGTCGTGGTGCTGTTTGTTTTGCCTGCGATTAACGTGAACCGGTATCGGATGTCGGTGGCGCGATCCTTGAGCAACGCTCTCGGACGCGAAGTTACTGTTCAGAGCATCGAGATCCAGACGTTTCCTCAGCCCGGACTTGCACTCAAGGGCGTTGTGGTCGCAGATGACCCAAACATCAGTGCCGAACCAATGCTTCGTGCGGATGAGGTGCTGGCGACCTTGCACGTGAGTTCCCTGTGGCGAGGACGACTAGAAATCTCCACCCTGAAGCTGGCCTACCCCAGTTTGAATCTGGTGCGGTCGTATGACGGTCGCTGGAACGTTGAGTCATTGTTCGAGCGCGCCCGGCAAACGCCAACAGCTCCCACTGCGCAGCCTCGTCCCGAATCACGCAGACGGTTCCCCTACATCGAAACCGATGGTGCGCGGATCAATCTGAAGCTCGGCAATGAGAAGAAGGTGTTTGCGCTCGGTGAGGCCGACCTGGGGTTGTGGCTCGCCTCGGAAAACGAGTGGCGCTTGCGGCTGGAAGCGCGGCCAATCCGAACGGACGCGAACCTCAGTGATACCGGCACGTTGAAGATGGAAGGCAGCCTCCGTCGTGCCGAGCGACTTTCTCAGACGCCCATCTCCCTGAAGTTCTGGTGGGAAAACGCACAACTCGGCCAAACGACGACTCTGGTCTACGGTCGCGATCGTGGTTGGCGAGGATCAATTCGGGCGAGTGCAACTGTTCAGGGCACGCCTGAGTCGCTCAAGGTCAACGCTGACGCGCGACTGGAAGACTTCCGCCGGTACGACATTACGTCGGAGGATTCGGTCGGCGCTCGTGCGCGCTGTGAAGCTGAGCTGAGCCTGACCTCGCATAAGATCCAGAACCTGTACTGCCAATCTCCTCTCGGCGGCGGGATGTTGCAGGCGCGTGGCAACTACGAATGGCACACGCAAAAGCGAGGGGCCTTCACGTTCTGGGCGGAGAACGTTCCCACCCAGTTCGTTCTCAACGTTGTCCGGCACATGAAGAAGAATATTCCGCAGGACGTTTCTGCGTCTGGAATGATCAGTGCATCGATGGCAGTCGATGACCTGAACGGCGTGCGTACGTGGGCCGGCAACGGAGAGATGTCATCGGTCAAAGTTCAATCAACGGTTCTCCGCGAGCCGCTGGTGATCGCTGCAAACCGGTGGCGCCTCATAGGTCCGGGAACAGAGCACTTCCTGGCAGCAGCGAAGCTGAAGCGGGCACCACAGCCATCCCTGCCTCAGCCGAATGCGACTGCCTTCGGATTTGAGCCGGTTGCGATCCCCATGGGCGGCACCTCGCCGGCCACGGTGACCGGATGGTTTACGCGCGAGCGCTTCGTGACGGAACTAAAGGGCGAAGCTGAGATTGAGCGTCTCTTCCAATTGGCCCGATTAGCTGGACTGCCGACGTCTTCGACCGATTTAGCCGGAACCGCAAAAGGCAGGCTGATTCTGAGTGGTTCCTGGCAAGGATTCGCGTTACCGACTTACGCAGGAGAAGCGGACCTGCAAAGGGTAACCGCCAAGTTGAATGGCGTAGCTTCACCATTGCGGTTGCAGACTGCGCACTTCACCGTCGACACAAACTCACTGGCGTTGACAAAGGCCGTCGGCAGCTTTGCCGATATTCCCAGCATCTTGGATTTTTCGGTTAACTGGCCAAGGAATTGTGCAGCGTCAGACTTGGCAGGAGATCATTGTGCAGCAACCTTCGATATCAAAGCCGACCAGCTAAACCTGGATAGGATCAACTCACTGCTTAATCCCAAAGCCCAGAAGCAGCCCTGGTACGCAGCGCTCGCCAAGTCCGTTATGGGCCAGAATCGAAGCACGCTGCCTGAGATCTATGCCAGCGGAAAGATCGCGGTCGGCAAGGTTGTAATCAAGGGTGTGACGGCAACACGGTTTTCGTCTGCATTGTCCATCACGCCGACTGGTTTTCATCTTTCGAACATAAGTTCAGAGGTTTTGGGCGGACGATATTCCGGTGACGTCACTGCTGAGTTCGGGAGCGCCCCCCCTGTGTACGAGTCGAAAGGCAAGTTCTCCAACGTGGCGTTCGGGAGTATCTCGTCGGTGATGAATGATACCTGGGCGAGTGGCAAAGCGGACGCCAGTTACTCTGGCAAGGCGACCGGGTGGAACGCCGAGGAACTGGCCAGTTCGGCTGCTGGACGCGCCACTTTTCAGTGGCATGAGGGAGAGTTAAAGCACATCAACCTGGATGGCGCCGGAAACCCGCTCCGGTTCAAGCTTTTTGCCGGGTCCATGGAACTCAAATCAGGGATTCTCACCATTTCAGAAAGCAAATTGCAGACGAGAACCGGCATCTATCAGGTAAGCGGAACAGCGTCACTCGGCCGTGCGCTGGAAGTAAAACTGGCGCGCGACGGTGCTCCCGGCTACTCAGTTTCGGGTACGCTGGAGCGTCCAAGAGTTTCGCGATTGAAGGTTCCGCAAACCGAAGCAGTTCTCAGATAG
- a CDS encoding alpha-amylase family glycosyl hydrolase yields the protein MLVRPTFEFHVSRSARERYDFSHALFSVTGNVVFADLSATREFAHKMNVVRGAEKDPARAVNPGALNAMGLIDETLHLLIAQYREQLDPRAILDALTFFEARLGRDALDKTLLAFTEQFPPVAVYRGELGIREWFGGSTNNIPNRAIAFEELMMLWLANANPAFKPFAELFDDRELVDRTAYSRIISGLREYFETRPKFGPEAQNLVDLLRAPALASPDSLSGQLAFIRDKWVPMLRDFVRRFLTAIDVLKEEEVAIWLRFHPPVDPRHGGPGWDQRGDSSEAAIPHYPKVLKQSDYEYEAFSPDVDWMPRTVMVAKSTYVWLDQLSQAYGRHIHKLNHIPNEELDTMARRGFNALWLIGLWERSHASQRIKQMCGNPDAVASAYSLLDYTIAEDLGGEAAYNDLRERAAARGIRLASDMVPNHMGIDSRWVMEHPDWFLSLPHPPYPAYSFNGPDVSHDGRVEIKIEDHYYDRTDAAVVFRRVDRWSGDTRYIYHGNDGTSFPWNDTAQLNYLKAEVREGVIQTILHVARMFPIIRFDAAMTLTKLHYQRLWFPQPGTGGAIPSRAEHGLTKEEFDRLMPTEFWRELVDRVAAEVPGTLLLAEAFWLLEGYFVRTLGMHRVYNSAFMNMMRDEENANYRSVIKNTLEFDPEVLKRYVNFMNNPDERTAVDQFGKGDKYFGVCTVMATLPGLPMFGHGQVEGFSEKYGMEFRRAYKQETPDPWLIARHEREISPLLHRRALFAEVENFLLYDFYTDSGHVNEDVYAFSNRRGDDRALVVFNNRYADTRGWIRQSAAYMDKNSKALRQQTVGESFGIQRGDDKFVAFRDAMNGLEYLHRSREVAEKGLHIELGAYRCNVFLDWREMRDDGSRPLAELCNMLAGRGVSSLEDSLRDLELQPIHSAVRALLDPEVVRAFATPAISRKPGRKTSAAVEHVVDLLHPLLKNACHYGASPASESAGFGPGRKWSGNEKASLTKFRSRLDSARHLDEVVKHMPGTILGEIKSVLPVEAVEEAALPLWGSVIAATALEAIGDYCNEQQSDAALGQLFDALRLREVLAQCFERLGMQGDERWRASARVRATFAHSAWAPSTRPQEKPAAAPLAWMHDPEMAWLIGAHEWEGFRYFNKELFERLLWWMSLRSLLDLASQPLPDNSGIQVLAQEIGGRMNAASEAGYRVESLLMASTAKTLPESFVTASQATETTAPKLAKTSTIKKKSTKKRPTKN from the coding sequence ATGCTCGTAAGGCCGACGTTCGAGTTCCACGTCTCTCGGTCGGCGCGTGAACGCTACGATTTTTCGCACGCGCTGTTCTCGGTCACCGGCAATGTTGTTTTCGCCGACCTCTCCGCCACGCGTGAATTTGCCCACAAGATGAATGTTGTTCGGGGTGCCGAGAAGGACCCCGCGCGAGCCGTAAATCCAGGTGCGCTGAACGCGATGGGGTTGATCGATGAGACGCTGCATCTGCTGATCGCTCAGTACCGCGAACAGCTCGACCCTCGCGCCATTCTGGATGCGCTCACGTTTTTCGAGGCGAGACTCGGCCGCGATGCGCTCGACAAGACTCTCCTTGCTTTCACAGAACAGTTCCCTCCTGTGGCGGTTTATCGCGGGGAGCTTGGAATTCGGGAATGGTTCGGCGGATCGACAAACAACATTCCCAATCGGGCCATTGCCTTTGAAGAACTCATGATGCTTTGGCTGGCGAATGCCAACCCTGCATTCAAGCCTTTTGCTGAACTGTTCGATGACCGCGAACTGGTAGACCGGACAGCCTATTCCAGGATCATCTCGGGCCTGCGGGAGTATTTCGAAACCCGCCCGAAGTTCGGCCCGGAAGCACAGAACCTCGTCGATCTCCTGCGTGCGCCGGCGCTCGCCTCGCCCGACTCTCTAAGCGGCCAACTGGCATTCATCCGTGATAAGTGGGTTCCTATGCTGCGCGACTTCGTAAGGCGGTTTCTGACTGCCATCGATGTCCTGAAGGAGGAAGAGGTCGCGATCTGGTTACGCTTTCATCCGCCTGTGGACCCGCGTCACGGCGGTCCCGGATGGGACCAGCGGGGCGATTCCAGCGAAGCAGCTATTCCTCATTATCCGAAGGTATTGAAGCAGTCGGATTACGAGTATGAAGCATTCAGCCCCGATGTGGACTGGATGCCTCGAACCGTGATGGTCGCGAAGAGCACGTACGTGTGGCTCGACCAGCTTTCCCAGGCATATGGCCGGCACATTCATAAGCTCAACCATATTCCTAACGAAGAACTCGACACCATGGCCCGTCGGGGCTTTAATGCGTTGTGGCTGATCGGATTATGGGAGCGCAGCCACGCCTCGCAAAGAATCAAACAGATGTGCGGGAATCCCGATGCTGTCGCCAGCGCCTATTCCCTGCTTGATTACACCATCGCAGAGGATCTCGGAGGCGAAGCTGCCTACAACGATCTGCGTGAGAGAGCCGCCGCTCGCGGTATCCGCCTGGCGAGCGACATGGTGCCGAACCACATGGGGATCGACTCCCGTTGGGTGATGGAGCATCCTGACTGGTTCTTGTCATTGCCGCATCCTCCGTATCCGGCGTACTCGTTCAATGGACCAGATGTATCCCACGATGGCCGTGTCGAGATTAAGATCGAAGACCATTATTACGATCGAACTGACGCTGCCGTCGTCTTCCGCCGCGTGGACCGCTGGAGTGGCGATACGCGGTATATCTATCACGGCAACGACGGGACGAGCTTTCCATGGAATGACACAGCACAACTGAATTACCTGAAAGCCGAAGTGCGTGAGGGTGTCATCCAGACGATCCTTCACGTCGCGCGGATGTTTCCCATCATTCGGTTCGACGCCGCGATGACGCTGACCAAACTGCACTACCAGCGGCTCTGGTTCCCGCAACCTGGCACGGGTGGTGCTATTCCGTCGCGTGCAGAGCACGGCCTCACGAAGGAAGAATTCGATCGCCTCATGCCGACCGAGTTCTGGCGCGAACTCGTCGATCGCGTCGCCGCAGAAGTACCGGGGACGCTGCTTCTCGCCGAGGCCTTTTGGCTGCTGGAGGGTTATTTCGTTCGGACTCTGGGCATGCATCGCGTATACAACTCGGCATTCATGAACATGATGCGCGATGAAGAGAACGCGAACTATCGCTCAGTAATCAAGAACACGCTTGAATTCGATCCCGAGGTCCTCAAGCGCTACGTCAACTTCATGAACAATCCGGACGAGCGAACCGCCGTGGACCAGTTCGGAAAGGGCGACAAGTACTTCGGCGTTTGTACCGTGATGGCCACATTGCCGGGATTACCGATGTTCGGCCACGGGCAGGTAGAAGGGTTCTCCGAAAAATATGGCATGGAGTTCCGCCGAGCCTATAAGCAGGAGACGCCGGACCCGTGGCTAATCGCCCGTCACGAGCGTGAGATTTCGCCGCTGCTTCACCGCCGGGCACTATTCGCGGAAGTTGAGAATTTCCTGCTGTACGACTTCTACACCGATTCGGGCCACGTCAATGAAGACGTTTACGCGTTCTCGAATCGTCGCGGAGATGATCGGGCTCTGGTGGTATTCAATAATCGCTACGCCGACACGCGGGGCTGGATTCGCCAGTCCGCCGCCTACATGGATAAGAACAGCAAGGCATTACGCCAGCAGACGGTGGGCGAGAGCTTTGGTATTCAGCGAGGCGATGATAAGTTTGTAGCGTTTCGCGATGCCATGAATGGACTCGAGTACCTGCATCGCTCGCGCGAGGTGGCCGAGAAAGGCCTACACATCGAACTTGGTGCCTACAGGTGCAATGTGTTCCTCGACTGGCGCGAAATGCGAGACGACGGCTCCCGTCCGCTGGCCGAATTGTGCAACATGCTCGCTGGACGTGGCGTTTCGAGCCTCGAAGATTCACTCCGCGATCTCGAACTGCAGCCTATTCATTCCGCCGTCCGCGCCCTGCTTGATCCCGAAGTGGTACGCGCATTCGCCACGCCGGCGATATCGCGCAAGCCCGGTCGGAAGACTTCTGCGGCAGTCGAGCACGTTGTCGATCTTTTGCATCCGCTGCTCAAGAATGCGTGTCATTACGGTGCCAGTCCGGCATCCGAAAGCGCTGGTTTCGGGCCCGGCCGCAAGTGGTCCGGCAATGAGAAGGCCAGTCTGACTAAATTCCGCAGCAGACTGGATTCTGCACGACATCTGGATGAAGTTGTGAAGCACATGCCCGGCACAATCCTCGGAGAAATCAAATCTGTTCTCCCCGTCGAAGCCGTAGAGGAAGCCGCGCTACCGCTCTGGGGATCGGTCATTGCAGCGACAGCCTTGGAGGCAATAGGCGATTACTGCAACGAACAACAGTCCGATGCCGCCTTAGGACAGTTGTTCGACGCGCTCCGTCTGCGTGAGGTCCTAGCCCAGTGCTTCGAAAGATTGGGCATGCAGGGCGACGAACGCTGGCGCGCTTCAGCGCGAGTCCGTGCAACGTTCGCACACAGCGCCTGGGCGCCCTCAACACGGCCACAGGAGAAGCCCGCTGCCGCGCCGCTCGCGTGGATGCATGACCCGGAAATGGCATGGCTGATCGGCGCTCACGAGTGGGAAGGCTTCCGCTACTTCAACAAGGAACTATTTGAACGCCTGCTCTGGTGGATGTCGTTACGCTCGCTTCTCGACCTCGCCTCGCAGCCACTTCCCGATAACAGCGGCATTCAAGTCCTAGCTCAAGAAATCGGTGGACGGATGAACGCCGCATCTGAAGCAGGATACCGGGTGGAGTCATTGCTGATGGCGAGCACAGCGAAAACTCTACCCGAATCTTTCGTGACAGCATCTCAGGCAACGGAGACTACTGCACCAAAGCTCGCGAAGACGTCAACGATTAAGAAGAAGTCAACCAAGAAACGACCCACAAAGAACTAA
- a CDS encoding NRDE family protein: MCTLSFIPDESGYLVAMNRDEQFSRPRALPPRVFGKAIYPHEPSGGTWIAVNSRGLTLALLNKNEDGPLPAEKHSRGELIPAMIACDSLAEIHRRVVAFDLRSTYPFRLIAISPSERELCEWRWGSKLEQVHHDWEARHWFSSGVSDIEAEARRSVVVKRAWNIDGAGTRDWIRNLHKSHEPAPGAYSICVHRPDAASVSYSEIRVSANQITFRYAAGHPCEFHSFDAEITVTNEASLKFVVGL, from the coding sequence ATGTGCACGCTTAGCTTTATCCCTGATGAATCCGGGTACCTGGTAGCGATGAACCGTGACGAGCAGTTCTCGCGTCCGCGTGCGCTCCCGCCACGGGTTTTCGGAAAAGCAATCTACCCGCATGAACCGAGTGGGGGAACATGGATCGCAGTCAACTCACGAGGATTGACTCTCGCACTGCTGAATAAGAACGAGGATGGACCGCTTCCGGCCGAAAAACACAGCCGAGGTGAATTAATCCCTGCCATGATTGCTTGCGATTCCCTGGCAGAGATCCACCGCCGTGTTGTCGCCTTTGATCTTCGCTCTACCTACCCCTTCCGGTTGATCGCGATCTCCCCTTCCGAACGGGAACTTTGCGAGTGGCGCTGGGGAAGCAAACTGGAACAGGTGCATCACGATTGGGAAGCCCGGCACTGGTTCTCGTCAGGAGTTTCGGATATCGAAGCTGAAGCGCGACGTTCCGTAGTGGTGAAACGCGCGTGGAACATCGATGGTGCTGGAACCAGGGACTGGATCCGTAACCTGCACAAATCCCACGAGCCGGCACCGGGAGCTTACAGCATCTGCGTACATCGGCCCGACGCAGCTTCCGTCAGCTACAGTGAGATCCGTGTAAGCGCGAACCAGATCACGTTCCGGTATGCTGCCGGGCATCCGTGTGAGTTCCACTCGTTCGACGCGGAGATCACGGTTACCAATGAAGCGTCCTTGAAATTCGTCGTAGGCCTTTAA